Proteins encoded by one window of Thermobaculum terrenum ATCC BAA-798:
- the otsB gene encoding trehalose-phosphatase: protein MVRSVRDQWNRALDILGNKPSGLITDIDGTISELVAHPDEAVVTEEIKQSLNSLAKKLSVVAVVTGRSAPKAISMLGTSELLVVGNHGMEWAENGRIEVAPEVKPYTDKLNEALDKLSSEIRIPGVLIENKGVTAAIHYRQTENPDDSKRVIFAKLSDLAEQYGLILTEGKMNFELRPPVNLNKGTASIRIAERYNLKSCVFMGDDVTDVDAVRSLRGLAANGKIVFMSIAVLSGQTPPVVLEEADMLLDGVRQVAEFLRWLDSSLK from the coding sequence TTGGTTAGGAGTGTTCGCGATCAGTGGAATAGAGCGTTAGATATCCTAGGAAATAAGCCCTCAGGTTTGATAACAGACATAGATGGCACAATTAGTGAGCTTGTAGCACATCCTGATGAAGCTGTAGTAACCGAAGAAATCAAGCAGTCGCTAAATTCACTTGCTAAGAAACTAAGTGTAGTAGCGGTAGTGACTGGCCGTTCTGCCCCTAAAGCTATATCTATGCTTGGCACATCCGAATTATTGGTAGTTGGCAACCATGGTATGGAGTGGGCTGAAAACGGCAGGATAGAGGTCGCTCCAGAGGTCAAACCCTATACAGATAAGCTGAATGAGGCTTTAGATAAGCTCTCGTCTGAGATAAGGATCCCCGGAGTGCTAATAGAGAATAAAGGGGTTACTGCTGCTATCCACTATAGACAAACCGAAAACCCAGATGATTCTAAAAGAGTCATATTTGCAAAGCTTTCGGATCTTGCAGAACAGTACGGACTAATTCTGACCGAAGGCAAGATGAATTTTGAGCTTAGACCTCCAGTAAACCTTAACAAGGGGACTGCGTCGATCAGGATAGCTGAAAGATATAATCTCAAGTCCTGTGTCTTCATGGGAGATGACGTGACGGATGTTGATGCTGTCAGGTCTTTAAGAGGATTAGCTGCTAATGGCAAGATAGTGTTCATGAGCATAGCGGTACTCTCAGGGCAAACACCACCAGTTGTGCTCGAAGAAGCTGATATGTTACTAGATGGAGTAAGGCAAGTTGCTGAGTTTCTTAGATGGTTAGATTCATCACTCAAATAG
- a CDS encoding ornithine cyclodeaminase family protein: MTVLLREDDVNKLLDIRDSIQLMEELFSYQHLDTPSVQPRRRVATGQGTLNVMFASVPARNVSGLKSYVVTPHGVRFTVLIYDNSSAELLAMIEANRLGQLRTGAATGVATKYMAREDASTLGLIGAGYQAETQLEAIAEVRDLRRVLVFSRSYERAKDFSQRMSNRTGLDIQPINDLTEVAGCDIVVTATSSQQPVLFGSNLSDGAHVNLVGSNWISKAEADIEVLLRSTSVVVDSLESAKIEGGDLALAIDRGLLWWERVFELSDVVTRRFAPRTSASDITLFKSHGIASEDVIMAHECYLRAIRKGIGEDIELS, encoded by the coding sequence ATGACCGTGCTGTTACGTGAAGATGATGTAAATAAGTTGTTGGATATAAGAGACTCCATACAGCTCATGGAGGAGCTTTTCAGCTACCAACATCTGGACACACCGAGCGTACAACCTCGTAGACGTGTGGCCACCGGCCAGGGAACTCTCAACGTTATGTTTGCGTCTGTGCCGGCTAGAAACGTGTCAGGGCTCAAGTCCTACGTTGTTACTCCCCACGGCGTGAGATTCACGGTATTGATCTATGACAACTCCTCAGCAGAGTTGCTAGCAATGATCGAAGCAAATCGTTTAGGCCAGCTTAGAACGGGGGCAGCCACTGGTGTAGCTACTAAATATATGGCTCGAGAAGATGCCAGCACTCTTGGTCTAATAGGAGCTGGATATCAAGCTGAGACCCAGTTAGAAGCTATTGCTGAAGTAAGAGATCTAAGACGTGTGTTGGTTTTCTCTAGGAGCTATGAAAGGGCTAAAGACTTTTCGCAGCGTATGAGTAATCGGACTGGATTAGATATACAACCTATAAATGATTTAACTGAAGTCGCTGGGTGTGACATTGTAGTGACTGCTACTAGCTCGCAGCAGCCCGTCCTATTTGGAAGTAATCTATCTGATGGTGCGCATGTTAATCTTGTGGGCTCCAATTGGATAAGTAAAGCCGAGGCCGACATCGAGGTGTTGCTTAGAAGTACATCTGTAGTCGTGGACTCTCTTGAATCTGCAAAGATAGAAGGTGGAGATCTTGCTCTTGCTATAGATAGGGGGCTTCTTTGGTGGGAGCGAGTCTTCGAGTTATCGGATGTAGTTACTCGTAGATTTGCTCCTAGGACTTCTGCTTCCGATATCACGCTATTTAAGTCTCACGGCATAGCTAGTGAGGACGTCATCATGGCTCACGAGTGTTACCTCAGGGCTATTAGGAAGGGTATAGGAGAGGATATAGAGCTGAGCTGA
- the metX gene encoding homoserine O-acetyltransferase MetX, translating into MISRKQFYTLAEPLKLWRGGSLYPVTIAYETWGELSPERDNVILVLHALTGDSHAAGKYSEDEDKCGWWDPLIGPGRAFDTNRYFVICSNVIGGCQGSTGPSSINPETGYPYAMDFPVITIQDMVAAQVELLKALGINKLLAVTGGSIGGMQAIEWVIRYPDWVENALIFGALPKTSPQSIGFNAVGRQAIMIDPEWKGGKYYPSPGPVAGLSVARMVGMITYQSYEGMWIRFGRKLATRPTTYSPLGEKFDVEGYLEYQGYKLTQRFDANSYLYLTRAMDLYDASEGFDSELEAYDRIRANILLVGISTDWLYPPHEVKAFANQLRDLGKNAVYEELDSIHGHDAFLKEWEQMTRIITLYMENLGDEAHYVTSPLGDGELIK; encoded by the coding sequence TTGATTAGCAGGAAACAATTCTACACTTTAGCGGAACCTCTGAAGCTTTGGAGAGGGGGGAGCCTATACCCCGTTACTATCGCGTACGAGACCTGGGGAGAGCTCTCTCCGGAGCGTGATAATGTCATACTAGTGCTGCATGCACTTACTGGTGATTCTCATGCAGCAGGTAAATACAGCGAAGATGAAGATAAATGTGGATGGTGGGATCCCCTTATAGGACCAGGCAGGGCCTTTGATACTAATAGGTACTTTGTTATATGTTCCAACGTAATAGGTGGGTGTCAGGGATCTACTGGTCCATCTTCTATTAATCCCGAGACTGGTTATCCCTATGCAATGGACTTCCCGGTAATAACCATTCAAGATATGGTAGCTGCGCAGGTAGAGCTGCTCAAAGCTCTAGGTATTAACAAGCTGTTAGCGGTTACGGGTGGGTCCATTGGAGGTATGCAAGCAATAGAATGGGTGATTAGATACCCTGATTGGGTGGAAAATGCGCTTATATTCGGCGCATTACCCAAGACGAGTCCTCAGTCGATAGGCTTCAACGCTGTTGGACGCCAGGCAATTATGATAGACCCGGAATGGAAGGGAGGTAAGTATTATCCTTCCCCAGGTCCGGTAGCGGGGTTAAGTGTTGCACGCATGGTAGGTATGATCACCTACCAAAGCTACGAAGGTATGTGGATCAGATTTGGCAGGAAGCTTGCAACCCGACCTACAACCTATTCTCCACTAGGAGAGAAGTTTGATGTCGAGGGCTACTTGGAGTACCAAGGTTACAAGCTAACTCAGAGGTTCGATGCAAATTCCTACCTCTACCTCACGCGGGCTATGGACTTGTATGATGCCTCCGAAGGTTTTGATTCTGAACTGGAGGCCTACGACAGGATAAGGGCAAATATCCTATTAGTAGGCATAAGCACCGACTGGCTATATCCACCCCATGAGGTGAAGGCGTTCGCTAACCAGCTAAGAGATCTTGGTAAAAATGCTGTATACGAGGAACTGGATTCTATACATGGTCACGACGCTTTCCTTAAAGAATGGGAACAAATGACCCGCATAATTACGCTTTATATGGAGAATCTGGGTGACGAGGCGCATTACGTAACTTCGCCACTGGGTGATGGTGAGCTGATAAAATGA
- a CDS encoding aspartate kinase yields the protein MLILKFGGTSVGSAQRILAVADIIRANLDRKPVVVLSAMSGVTDSLVVATNAAARRDDATVATIVRDLREKHHTAAQLCVDDSLRPEVVHKIDEYIDTLARILAALSLLQEASPRSRDLVASYGEKLSTTLLHATLTSQGIPSEILSAEAVIKTDDNFGEAMPLMEQTATASRQLIPPLIKKGIVPIVPGFTGSTVEGITTTLGRGGSDYTATILGAVLDADEVWIYTDTDGVLTADPKVVPNARPISHLSYAEARELSFFGAKVIHPRTVLPAIDHGFPIRVLNSFNPCFAGTIITAEGERTGQPVKSIAYTRNVCIVTVEGSGRPGGPRVAGRTLNVLERLSTDAFLTNASSPEQNLSFVLPTERANAVVRELTIEFADEIRRGEIRRIDMQDHLGVFSCVGEGLGETSGIGARVFTVLGKLGISVHGFAQAPSGTSFSFVVDSEQLDEAVRGMHEEFIGNMEPVG from the coding sequence ATGCTCATACTTAAATTTGGTGGGACGAGTGTGGGGTCCGCTCAACGTATATTAGCTGTTGCGGACATAATAAGAGCCAATCTGGATCGGAAGCCAGTAGTCGTGCTGTCCGCTATGAGTGGCGTGACTGATTCTCTGGTCGTTGCGACGAATGCCGCAGCTAGAAGAGATGATGCTACTGTGGCGACAATAGTAAGAGACCTCAGAGAGAAGCATCATACGGCAGCTCAACTTTGCGTGGACGACTCACTTAGACCAGAGGTTGTTCACAAGATAGATGAGTATATAGATACCCTCGCACGGATACTCGCTGCTTTGTCTTTGTTACAGGAGGCAAGCCCAAGATCCAGGGACCTAGTTGCATCTTATGGAGAGAAGCTATCGACAACCTTACTTCATGCCACACTCACCTCCCAGGGTATACCAAGTGAGATTTTGTCTGCAGAAGCCGTAATAAAGACGGATGATAACTTTGGTGAAGCTATGCCTTTGATGGAGCAGACAGCCACAGCCTCTAGGCAGTTAATTCCTCCTTTGATAAAGAAGGGAATAGTCCCAATAGTGCCTGGATTTACGGGATCGACCGTTGAAGGTATTACCACCACTTTAGGTAGAGGAGGATCAGATTATACTGCAACTATCTTGGGGGCAGTTCTGGATGCAGACGAAGTCTGGATCTACACAGATACAGATGGAGTGCTTACGGCTGACCCCAAGGTCGTGCCAAATGCAAGACCTATAAGCCACCTCTCGTACGCGGAAGCCCGTGAGCTCTCCTTTTTCGGCGCCAAGGTTATACATCCCAGGACGGTTTTGCCTGCTATCGATCATGGTTTCCCCATAAGGGTTTTGAATAGTTTTAACCCCTGCTTTGCTGGGACTATCATAACAGCTGAGGGAGAGAGGACTGGACAACCAGTAAAATCCATAGCTTACACTAGGAATGTCTGTATAGTCACAGTGGAGGGATCTGGAAGGCCTGGTGGCCCCAGGGTCGCTGGAAGGACTTTGAATGTACTTGAGCGTCTGTCTACAGATGCGTTCCTGACCAATGCTTCCTCTCCTGAGCAAAACTTGAGCTTTGTACTACCCACCGAAAGAGCTAATGCGGTAGTACGTGAGCTGACCATAGAGTTTGCAGACGAGATCCGACGGGGGGAGATCAGAAGGATAGACATGCAGGACCATCTCGGAGTCTTCTCTTGTGTTGGGGAGGGGTTGGGTGAGACTTCTGGTATAGGTGCAAGGGTCTTCACAGTTTTGGGGAAACTGGGTATCAGCGTACACGGATTTGCTCAAGCTCCATCTGGAACCAGCTTTTCGTTCGTTGTTGACTCCGAACAGCTTGATGAGGCTGTTAGGGGCATGCACGAAGAATTCATAGGGAACATGGAGCCTGTAGGTTAG
- a CDS encoding homoserine dehydrogenase, which translates to MKSIGIFQLGLGKVGKSLVDLIIGNQHKWERLGWEVRYVALADSSGAIIPYSPYFSSEELMEIASYKLSGSKLADFGKYQFYDSLDVVESLPNYGLNVMIDCASGEHTLPVVLKALEAGWHVLLSNKQPLAVGLGEYSRLARYSDHLWYEATVGAGLPIISTLRSLLDCGDSIDYIQGVFSGTLGFISSKISSGTTFSEALREAVNLGYTEPDPRDDLSGVDVARKALILARSLGRQIEMSDIKLSPFIPDLSYEESVEEFMSRIEDYDQYFEQLSVQAAQSKQVVKYVARVPVDGDVTVGLESLPASTVFGSVSGPDNVFVFSTRNYKDNPIVVIGPGAGPVRTAMGIASDLLNLMR; encoded by the coding sequence ATGAAGAGCATTGGAATATTCCAGTTGGGGCTGGGTAAAGTAGGCAAATCCCTTGTTGATTTGATAATTGGGAATCAGCACAAGTGGGAGAGACTCGGATGGGAAGTCCGATATGTTGCTCTAGCTGATTCCAGCGGTGCCATCATTCCTTATTCTCCCTATTTTTCCTCTGAAGAGTTGATGGAGATAGCTTCGTATAAGCTTAGCGGTAGTAAACTGGCCGATTTCGGGAAATACCAGTTTTATGATTCGCTGGACGTGGTTGAATCTCTCCCTAACTATGGCCTCAATGTGATGATAGACTGTGCTTCTGGTGAGCATACCTTGCCTGTAGTTCTCAAAGCACTAGAGGCTGGCTGGCATGTCTTACTTTCGAATAAGCAGCCCCTAGCGGTTGGCCTCGGTGAATATTCTAGGCTTGCACGCTACTCGGACCACTTATGGTATGAGGCGACGGTGGGGGCTGGTCTACCGATCATAAGTACCTTGCGTTCTCTTCTTGATTGTGGTGATAGTATAGATTACATCCAGGGAGTTTTCAGCGGTACGCTCGGGTTTATATCTTCGAAGATCTCATCGGGAACCACTTTTTCAGAAGCCTTAAGAGAAGCGGTCAATCTCGGATACACTGAGCCAGACCCTAGGGATGATCTGTCTGGTGTGGACGTGGCCAGGAAAGCATTGATCCTAGCCAGGTCACTTGGCAGACAGATCGAAATGTCGGATATCAAGTTGAGTCCTTTCATTCCAGATCTGAGCTACGAGGAATCGGTAGAAGAATTCATGAGCCGTATAGAAGATTATGACCAATACTTTGAGCAGCTGTCTGTACAGGCTGCGCAAAGCAAGCAGGTAGTCAAGTATGTAGCTCGTGTTCCTGTTGACGGAGATGTAACTGTTGGTTTGGAAAGCTTGCCGGCTTCTACCGTGTTTGGGAGTGTCTCGGGGCCTGATAACGTATTCGTTTTCTCTACAAGAAATTATAAGGACAATCCTATCGTGGTCATAGGTCCAGGTGCTGGACCTGTACGCACGGCAATGGGTATAGCCAGTGATCTCCTTAATCTAATGAGGTGA
- the asd gene encoding aspartate-semialdehyde dehydrogenase — protein sequence MSKIGVGVLGAAGMVGQRFLQLLQDHPMFEVVQLFGSDRTAGKKYGEVVRWQMDTDLPSGISEMVIEPIDLNNMNNMDCEVLFSALPSEEARKVEPQLAQKGYKVFTNASALRMDPYVPLIIPFVNHDHIRAIEEQRKQYDWKGFVVANPNCSSTPVVISLKRLHEMFGVKKIIVTTLQAVSGAGYPGVPSLDILGNVIPYISGEEEKVETEPLKMLGVWEKPDFRYADISISAHTNRVPVKDGHLVTISVEFDRPVSQQEILDAWENWQPPVMSMNLPSLPPRPLIYKHENDRPQPVKDVMTLSGMGTVVGRLRPCKVLDWKYIALAHNTIIGAAGCSILNAELYYATYC from the coding sequence ATGTCTAAGATTGGGGTTGGCGTTCTAGGTGCAGCTGGCATGGTGGGACAGCGATTCCTGCAACTATTACAAGACCATCCGATGTTTGAGGTTGTTCAGCTGTTTGGTTCTGATAGAACAGCTGGAAAGAAGTACGGTGAGGTAGTCAGATGGCAGATGGATACAGATTTGCCATCTGGGATCTCTGAAATGGTAATAGAACCCATAGACCTTAATAATATGAATAATATGGATTGTGAAGTGCTATTTTCGGCGCTCCCCTCTGAAGAGGCAAGGAAGGTTGAACCTCAGCTGGCACAGAAGGGTTACAAGGTGTTCACCAATGCTAGTGCTCTTAGAATGGACCCTTATGTTCCCCTGATAATACCCTTTGTTAACCACGACCATATTCGTGCTATAGAGGAGCAACGTAAGCAGTATGATTGGAAGGGGTTCGTAGTAGCTAATCCAAATTGCAGCTCCACTCCAGTAGTTATATCCCTGAAGAGATTGCACGAGATGTTCGGAGTGAAGAAAATAATTGTGACTACATTACAAGCTGTTAGTGGTGCGGGGTATCCGGGAGTACCTTCCCTGGATATATTAGGTAATGTGATCCCTTACATTTCTGGGGAGGAGGAGAAGGTAGAAACCGAGCCTCTAAAGATGCTAGGGGTTTGGGAAAAGCCTGATTTCAGATACGCTGATATCTCGATAAGCGCCCATACTAATAGGGTGCCTGTGAAGGATGGCCACCTCGTTACCATCTCTGTCGAGTTTGATAGACCCGTAAGCCAACAGGAAATATTAGATGCATGGGAAAACTGGCAACCGCCCGTCATGAGCATGAACCTTCCGTCACTGCCTCCCAGACCTCTTATATACAAACATGAGAATGATAGACCTCAGCCTGTAAAGGATGTGATGACCCTCTCAGGTATGGGAACTGTGGTAGGACGGCTGCGACCATGTAAGGTGCTCGATTGGAAGTACATAGCTTTAGCACATAACACAATAATAGGCGCGGCTGGGTGCTCAATTCTGAACGCCGAGCTTTACTATGCGACATATTGCTAG
- a CDS encoding MBL fold metallo-hydrolase — MSLCKRLDENLWVIDLMFKNTPRAIASYLLIGSQEAVLIECGPSTTLHNLLEGIRELGIARDFISGVLVTHIHLDHAGSAGLLLQHLPNAKLYVHEIGAPHMSNPERLLASAKRVYGNAMEDLWGEVIPVEESRIVSLKDKDQLVMADRTIEILYTPGHASHHVTYIDRQSNTAFTGDVAGVRLNEMSAPLPPTPPPDLDLEKWRTSIKTIKSYKPSRLYLTHFGEFQDVDHHLDELERSLFDWRDYLLGKLDSKKEVNVPELARDLEAYALSKINMSPSTDPLIADTLRLISGYEMDVQGFLRYFYKQGYIQEVKATY, encoded by the coding sequence TTGAGTCTCTGCAAGAGGTTGGACGAGAACCTATGGGTGATAGATTTGATGTTCAAAAATACGCCCAGGGCTATTGCCTCGTATCTACTAATTGGCAGCCAGGAGGCAGTATTGATAGAGTGCGGCCCTTCAACAACGCTTCACAACCTGCTTGAAGGCATTAGAGAGTTGGGGATAGCAAGAGACTTTATAAGCGGGGTGTTAGTCACACATATACACCTAGATCACGCAGGTAGTGCAGGACTGCTTCTACAGCATCTCCCAAATGCCAAGCTCTACGTTCACGAGATTGGTGCGCCTCATATGTCAAATCCTGAGCGGCTGCTTGCAAGTGCCAAGAGAGTATACGGAAATGCTATGGAAGATCTATGGGGAGAGGTGATACCCGTTGAAGAGAGCAGGATCGTTAGCCTAAAAGATAAAGACCAGCTGGTAATGGCAGATCGAACAATCGAAATTCTCTACACGCCTGGTCATGCTTCTCACCACGTAACCTATATAGATAGGCAGTCTAATACAGCCTTCACTGGCGATGTTGCTGGCGTCAGGCTGAACGAGATGAGTGCTCCACTGCCTCCCACCCCACCCCCAGATCTTGATCTCGAGAAATGGCGGACAAGCATCAAGACCATCAAGAGCTATAAACCCTCCAGACTCTACTTAACACATTTCGGAGAATTTCAAGATGTTGATCATCATCTTGATGAGCTAGAGAGATCTCTATTCGATTGGAGAGATTATCTGCTGGGCAAATTGGACAGCAAGAAGGAAGTAAATGTGCCAGAACTAGCCAGAGACCTGGAGGCATACGCACTAAGCAAGATTAACATGTCGCCATCCACAGACCCGCTTATAGCTGATACTCTAAGGCTTATCTCTGGCTATGAAATGGATGTACAAGGCTTCCTTCGATACTTTTATAAGCAAGGATACATTCAGGAAGTCAAAGCCACATACTAA
- a CDS encoding alpha/beta hydrolase: protein MAKINMLISVPIGATVLMTLGARQLARRMVAPSSYDPRTMTPWELGIPFEDVVIQSSDGIRLKGWWITHPEAKRTVITLAGHRRPKSDCLGIAGALWRHKMNILMFDYRGRGDSDPYINTLGYYETQDTLAAINLASKRAHQLPVALIGYSMGASIAIMAAARDQRVSAVIADSPFASQKKVIRRYFRSKTGLPAFPIVNLAEKFLPYDIDEVEPIREVRKISPRAIMLIHGECDDLCSLEDSIALYEAAGDPKELWVLPNVGHCGAYFQDREAYVNRVVDFLETHAS from the coding sequence GTGGCTAAGATAAACATGCTCATAAGTGTGCCAATAGGGGCAACGGTCCTTATGACCTTGGGTGCCCGCCAGCTAGCAAGAAGAATGGTGGCACCATCCTCCTATGATCCTCGCACAATGACTCCCTGGGAGCTGGGAATTCCATTTGAAGACGTTGTCATTCAATCATCAGATGGGATACGGCTCAAAGGATGGTGGATCACACATCCCGAAGCTAAGAGGACGGTCATAACACTTGCTGGACATAGAAGGCCTAAGTCAGACTGCTTGGGAATAGCTGGCGCTCTTTGGCGTCATAAGATGAACATACTGATGTTTGATTATAGAGGTAGAGGTGATTCCGATCCCTATATAAACACTCTGGGCTATTATGAGACCCAAGATACATTGGCTGCTATCAATCTTGCATCTAAGAGGGCTCATCAGTTACCTGTAGCTCTTATTGGCTACTCAATGGGAGCCTCAATAGCAATAATGGCAGCAGCAAGAGATCAAAGAGTATCTGCAGTAATTGCTGATTCGCCCTTCGCCTCACAGAAAAAAGTTATCAGAAGATATTTCAGAAGCAAGACGGGCTTACCTGCATTTCCAATCGTAAACCTGGCAGAAAAGTTTTTGCCCTACGACATAGATGAAGTCGAACCTATTCGAGAGGTAAGGAAAATCTCTCCAAGAGCTATCATGCTCATCCATGGGGAATGTGATGATCTCTGTAGTCTAGAGGATTCTATTGCACTTTATGAAGCGGCTGGAGATCCAAAAGAGTTATGGGTCTTACCAAACGTGGGACACTGTGGCGCATATTTCCAGGATAGAGAGGCGTATGTTAACAGAGTAGTTGACTTCCTTGAAACGCATGCTTCCTGA
- a CDS encoding DUF2171 domain-containing protein: MADPTTFHMVKEGMQVKTSDGTTLGKVKAVHFGQDITGERHSIAQVGMRETEDTTELSIDEREGIPDAVVEVEGSTGKPTLYIPHQAVYQVNEQTITLYVDLNAVEASDWTNPPSWLSTV; encoded by the coding sequence ATGGCAGATCCTACTACTTTCCATATGGTCAAGGAAGGCATGCAGGTCAAGACTTCTGATGGAACTACTCTTGGCAAGGTCAAGGCTGTGCACTTTGGTCAAGATATCACCGGGGAGCGGCATAGCATAGCCCAAGTAGGTATGAGAGAAACCGAAGACACTACGGAACTAAGCATAGATGAGAGAGAGGGAATACCTGATGCTGTAGTCGAGGTGGAAGGAAGCACTGGCAAGCCAACTTTGTACATTCCCCACCAGGCTGTGTATCAAGTAAATGAACAAACCATAACCCTATATGTGGACCTGAATGCAGTAGAGGCCAGCGACTGGACAAATCCTCCATCGTGGCTCTCTACAGTGTAA
- a CDS encoding SCO family protein, with protein MAKLVSKIIYLAMLLSILTVSCTKPLARNDSEQYAGTELSGKAPDFSLIDQHGRQMSLSDLHGKIVVLSFMDPHCADICILTSQDIKKAYQNLGSLRDQVVFLAINVNPEVSSKKDINKAIRQWGLEEISNFHFLNGSPSTLRTVWKNYNVLSEKSQKYGGQIIHTPGIFIIDQQGNKRWYVYTPLGWQGPNMSDLMLQHIRGLAS; from the coding sequence GTGGCAAAATTAGTCTCGAAAATCATATATCTAGCTATGCTATTATCGATACTTACAGTTTCGTGCACTAAACCACTGGCTCGAAATGATTCAGAACAGTATGCAGGGACAGAACTTTCTGGCAAGGCCCCTGATTTTAGCCTGATAGATCAGCACGGTAGACAAATGAGTCTATCTGACCTTCATGGGAAGATAGTGGTATTGTCATTCATGGACCCGCACTGTGCTGATATATGTATTCTAACTTCCCAGGATATTAAAAAGGCCTACCAAAACTTAGGAAGCTTGAGAGATCAAGTAGTATTTCTGGCAATAAACGTTAATCCTGAAGTATCTAGTAAGAAGGATATAAATAAAGCTATAAGGCAGTGGGGATTAGAGGAGATATCTAACTTCCACTTCTTGAATGGCAGCCCATCTACTCTAAGGACTGTTTGGAAGAATTACAATGTATTATCTGAGAAAAGCCAGAAATACGGTGGACAAATTATACATACCCCTGGGATATTCATCATAGATCAGCAAGGCAACAAGAGATGGTATGTATATACTCCCCTTGGTTGGCAAGGGCCAAATATGAGCGACCTTATGCTACAGCACATTAGAGGTTTAGCAAGTTAG
- a CDS encoding sialidase family protein has translation MKVNTRSKILTSQRIKFMLYIGITAILGAVVGLALGNLILARQQSSKQQVVATHHFAVDEPRVVAVSDTNVYFGFGGGLMISQDGGKNWGTLTSEIANIISICPLPDNSMYFATKKNIYFLDSSHNLRLIKPPASVSIEDIAASQDGRYIYIASSQGGIYVSSDEGNTWQKTGAPQGSEGGITSIAIAPQDSKQIYAGVASEIWESKDGGHSWQPISSPGGVVMDINLQPNSNILYAGTSVGLWKLTSSGWQKIPLTTSGLIISVAVGDPESNMLAVLDQQGNVYVSRDGGLSWQN, from the coding sequence TTGAAAGTAAACACCAGATCTAAGATTCTTACCTCTCAACGTATTAAATTCATGCTCTATATAGGTATCACCGCCATACTAGGCGCTGTAGTTGGACTAGCCCTGGGTAACCTTATACTAGCAAGACAGCAGTCCTCAAAGCAGCAGGTAGTAGCCACCCATCACTTTGCCGTTGATGAACCTAGGGTAGTGGCTGTTTCCGATACAAATGTCTACTTCGGATTCGGGGGTGGGCTAATGATAAGCCAAGATGGCGGCAAGAACTGGGGGACACTGACATCTGAAATAGCAAACATTATAAGTATCTGCCCCTTACCAGACAATTCCATGTACTTCGCAACAAAGAAAAACATCTACTTCCTCGACAGCTCCCATAATCTGAGGTTAATCAAACCCCCAGCATCCGTATCAATTGAAGATATAGCTGCATCTCAAGATGGCAGGTACATATACATAGCGTCTTCGCAAGGAGGCATCTACGTAAGCAGTGACGAAGGGAATACTTGGCAAAAGACTGGAGCACCTCAAGGGAGTGAGGGTGGTATAACGAGCATAGCTATAGCCCCTCAAGATAGCAAGCAAATCTATGCTGGGGTAGCCTCTGAGATATGGGAAAGTAAAGATGGCGGGCACAGCTGGCAGCCAATTAGTAGTCCAGGTGGCGTAGTTATGGATATCAACTTACAACCAAATAGCAATATACTCTACGCTGGCACATCCGTTGGCCTCTGGAAACTAACCTCATCAGGTTGGCAAAAGATACCACTAACTACTAGTGGCCTCATCATCTCCGTAGCAGTAGGAGACCCAGAGTCAAACATGCTTGCGGTACTTGATCAACAAGGTAATGTCTACGTAAGCCGTGATGGAGGGCTGTCGTGGCAAAATTAG